From the genome of Uranotaenia lowii strain MFRU-FL chromosome 1, ASM2978415v1, whole genome shotgun sequence, one region includes:
- the LOC129737880 gene encoding uncharacterized protein LOC129737880 gives MPASTSVAKVAPLKRLQTKLRGHIELFKTIAVYADTIRDVTSVQQIAVRVEKLDELWEKVNETIEDIENHDDYNPDTSDVNEERVTFVNMYYNLKGVFMEKIKELEESSASHQSTRFMDSSLLPTVEHVKLPQIKLQSFSGDIDEWLSFRDLFLSLIHTKADLPNVEKFHYLKGCLSGEAKALVDPLSITAVNYQVAWDILMKRYNDSKILKRRQVRALFSLPNVPRESPSQLQTLLEGFERSVQTLDQLVKAEDYKDLLLLEILGSRLDPSTRRAWEEVSANKEKDKIKDLTEFLQTRVKVLSCLSSNNADARRDQPQWIRKQPTNRTANNASQFTTGRCIACPEDHLLHQCLAFKNLSVAEREQLIRKNSMCRNCFRRGHIAMKCPSTYVCRSCRGKHHTLLCFHAENRVAHSAVTETSMGQRGAERAEYVGESSSTGTTSANTARRSNSTMLLATAVVLVEDCTGFSYPARALLDSGSECNFMTETLCQRLGVQRKSINISVVGIGQANSHVKHQVSALIRSRMSSFSRKMDFLVLPKVTADLPTATVDTSNWKLPPGVNLADPSYCKSKSIDLVLGIQDFFEFFQTGNKIRLGEGLPTLTESIFGWVVSGVVDNWQNSSQTVCNTAVSQDLDEILTRFWICEELEPLQNYSPNESRCEEQFVRTVRRGSDGRYTVSLPKDEDVFPSIGDSRDIAYRRLQSLERRLAREPEMRQQYTQFLADYLKLGHMRKIDETLDAGRVRCYLPHHPVIKESSTTTKLRVVFDASCSTSSGKSLNDILLAGPVIQDDLRSTILRSRTKQFMIVADVEKMFRQIHISDADKPLQSILWREDPTEEVKTYELTTVTYGTKPAPFLATRVLKQLAMDEELRFPKAAKVLIEDVYMDDVLTGTDDEIEAVLLSRELRRLTECGGFNLRKFASNSRQVLEDLPDEYLALTAGEEIDLDPDPSVKTLGLVWQPRTDTFRFQFIIKPIGVKEPQTKRKVLSVIATLFDPLGLIGAVITTAKIMMQQLWCVEDENGKKLDWDLPIPRIIDETWRSFYNQLHQLNDLRIPRCTLISNAVERELHVFSDASERAYGACAYLRSSDQYGNFIVRLLSSKSRVSPLKTQSIPRLELCGALKAAELAENIQSAFKFQIPLHFWTDSTCVLQWLKHIPSTWSTYVANRVSKIQKVTERYPWRHVPGDQNPADLISRGITPDQIRDNKLWWEGPEWLRLDEGCWPPQTERSSDEHVKKEARKAAAHNVIKYDEAFGYYYCKKFSSFIKLIRATAYWIRLKGSLCKNKVVTKGHLSTKELKEAEFAVIRCIQQEAFRDEWKALSKGTELPRTSALKWYNPKIGLDNLIRLGGRLANSNETVDVKHPIVLPARHPFTRLLLEHYHLKMLHAAPQLLLATIRLQYWPLGGRSIVRQVVHNCLRCYRQKPKTVEQFMGELPAARVTVSPPFSKAGVDYFGPIYVRPGPRRPAVKAYGALFVCLCTKAIHLELVTDMSTEKFIQALERFIGRRSIPTDLYSDNGTNFVGARNQMKHLLEKLHSKDYHREIVGKCAEQGIQWHFNPPAAPHFGGLWEAAVKSAKRHLMKVMGENAASYEDLNTLFIKIEACLNSRPLTPLSEDPNDLAPLTPGHFLVGRPLLQLPEHDWTEAPTNRLNNFQLNQQRLQHFWTRWRKEYLSQLQGRTKRWKQAVPIKVGQLVVIRDENLPPLRWRTGRITDVHPGTDGVVRVVTLKTANGTTTRAVEKICLLPPRLQPVVDESGI, from the coding sequence ATGCCTGCATCTACATCCGTCGCCAAGGTGGCGCCTTTGAAAAGGCTCCAAACAAAACTCCGAGGTCATATTGAGCTTTTCAAAACCATCGCAGTCTACGCAGATACAATTCGAGACGTTACATCCGTGCAACAAATCGCTGTAAGAGTCGAGAAACTGGACGAACTTTGGGAGAAGGTGAACGAAACCATCGAAGACATCGAGAATCACGACGATTACAACCCAGACACAAGTGATGTGAATGAGGAACGCGTAACTTTCGTGAACATGTACTACAACCTCAAGGGCGTGTTCATGGAAAAGATTAAGGAGCTTGAGGAGTCCTCTGCATCACACCAATCCACAAGGTTCATGGATTCTTCGCTTCTGCCGACTGTCGAACATGTGAAGTTACCCCAGATTAAGCTCCAATCGTTCAGCGGTGACATCGATGAGTGGTTGAGTTTTCGAGACCTGTTTCTTTCGCTGATTCACACCAAGGCTGATCTTCccaacgttgaaaaattccactACCTTAAGGGATGCCTGTCAGGGGAAGCTAAGGCACTGGTCGATCCGTTATCCATTACCGCAGTGAATTATCAGGTCGCCTGGGACATCCTCATGAAGCGTTACAACGATAGCAAGATTCTGAAGCGAAGGCAGGTTCGCGCGTTGTTCAGTCTACCAAATGTACCAAGGGAATCTCCGTCTCAGCTACAAACACTCCTGGAAGGCTTTGAACGTAGTGTTCAAACGCTGGATCAGCTGGTGAAGGCAGAGGATTACAAAGACCTACTCTTGCTGGAAATCCTAGGTTCCAGGTTAGATCCAAGTACACGTCGAGCATGGGAAGAGGTATCTGCCAACAAAGAAAAGGACAAGATCAAGGATCTTACGGAGTTCCTCCAGACACGAGTGAAGGTATTGAGCTGCTTGTCCTCGAATAACGCCGATGCAAGAAGAGATCAACCGCAATGGATTCGGAAGCAGCCCACAAACCGAACGGCCAACAATGCTTCCCAGTTTACCACAGGCCGATGTATTGCATGCCCTGAAGACCATCTTCTCCATCAATGTCTGGCTTTCAAGAATTTGTCGGTTGCAGAGAGGGAACAACTGATTCGAAAAAACAGTATGTGCAGGAACTGTTTTAGACGAGGTCATATCGCAATGAAGTGTCCGTCAACATACGTTTGTCGCAGCTGTAGAGGGAAACATCACACTTTGCTGTGTTTTCACGCCGAGAATAGAGTCGCACATTCCGCCGTCACTGAAACTTCCATGGGGCAACGAGGTGCTGAGCGGGCCGAGTACGTTGGGGAATCTTCATCAACCGGAACTACCTCTGCAAACACAGCTAGAAGGTCCAACTCAACAATGCTATTAGCTACAGCTGTCGTCCTGGTAGAAGATTGTACTGGATTCAGTTACCCGGCCAGAGCGCTTTTGGACTCCGGTTCTGAGTGTAACTTCATGACAGAAACACTTTGTCAACGGTTGGGAGTGCAGCGGAAATCAATAAATATCTCGGTAGTCGGTATTGGTCAAGCAAACAGCCACGTCAAGCACCAGGTTTCAGCTTTGATTCGATCCAGAATGTCCAGCTTTAGCAGAAAAATGGATTTTCTCGTCCTTCCTAAGGTTACAGCTGATCTTCCTACAGCTACCGTCGATACTTCCAATTGGAAACTTCCACCAGGAGTTAATCTTGCCGATCCATCCTATTGTAAATCAAAGTCTATTGATCTAGTTCTTGGAATACAGGACTTCTTTGAATTCTTTCAAACCGGAAACAAAATTAGACTAGGAGAGGGACTGCCAACGCTGACCGAATCGATATTTGGATGGGTGGTATCTGGAGTTGTAGACAACTGGCAGAATTCTTCACAAACCGTATGTAACACCGCTGTTTCACAAGATTTGGATGAAATCTTAACTCGATTTTGGATTTGTGAAGAGCTGGAGCCTCTTCAAAATTATTCGCCGAACGAGTCGCGCTGTGAGGAGCAATTTGTGCGCACGGTGCGCAGAGGATCGGATGGAAGGTACACAGTGAGCCTTCCCAAGGATGAAGACGTATTTCCAAGCATTGGCGATTCAAGGGATATCGCTTACCGACGTCTTCAAAGCCTAGAGCGTCGACTGGCAAGGGAGCCAGAGATGCGCCAACAGTATACTCAGTTTTTAGCCGACTATCTGAAGCTTGGGCATATGCGGAAAATAGATGAGACCCTAGATGCAGGACGAGTACGCTGTTATTTACCGCACCATCCGGTGATTAAGGAATCGAGCACTACCACCAAACTTCGAGTTGTATTCGACGCTTCGTGTTCGACATCCAGTGGCAAGTCGCTCAACGATATTTTACTAGCGGGACCGGTAATTCAGGATGATCTCCGGTCAACCATCCTAAGAAGCCGAACGAAGCAGTTCATGATCGTCGCTGacgttgaaaaaatgtttcgacAAATTCACATTAGCGATGCGGACAAACCCTTGCAGAGTATTTTGTGGCGAGAAGATCCAACCGAGGAAGTTAAAACTTACGAATTAACCACCGTAACGTATGGGACCAAACCTGCGCCGTTTCTAGCTACCAGAGTTTTGAAACAACTAGCAATGGATGAAGAACTACGTTTTCCCAAGGCAGCCAAGGTATTGATTGAAGACGTGTACATGGATGACGTGCTCACAGGAACCGACGATGAGATAGAAGCAGTTTTACTAAGCCGTGAATTGAGAAGATTAACAGAATGTGGTGGTTTCAACCTTCGAAAGTTTGCTTCGAATTCGCGGCAGGTCTTGGAGGATTTACCTGATGAGTATTTGGCGTTAACGGCAGGCGAAGAGATTGATCTCGATCCCGATCCATCGGTAAAAACGCTCGGACTAGTATGGCAACCAAGGACGGATACGTTCAGGTTTCAATTCATCATAAAGCCCATTGGAGTTAAGGAGCCCCAGACAAAACGGAAGGTCTTGTCTGTAATCGCGACACTATTTGATCCATTGGGACTGATTGGAGCAGTCATAACAACTGCAAAAATCATGATGCAGCAGCTTTGGTGTGTTGAAGACGAGAATGGCAAGAAATTAGATTGGGATCTTCCAATACCTCGAATCATTGATGAAACCTGGCGGAGTTTCTACAATCAACTTCATCAATTGAATGATTTACGGATTCCAAGGTGCACGCTGATTTCCAATGCGGTTGAACGAGAGCTGCACGTCTTTTCTGACGCATCCGAAAGGGCATACGGAGCATGTGCTTATCTGCGAAGCAGCGACCAATACGGAAACTTCATCGTCAGACTCCTCTCTTCAAAATCAAGGGTATCACCTCTAAAAACGCAGTCAATACCGCGATTGGAATTATGTGGAGCGTTGAAGGCGGCTGAGTTAGCTGAAAATATTCAGAGtgctttcaaatttcaaatccctcTTCATTTCTGGACTGATTCAACATGTGTGCTCCAATGGTTGAAGCACATCCCATCAACGTGGTCAACGTATGTCGCCAATAGAGtatcaaaaatacaaaaggtTACGGAAAGGTACCCTTGGAGACACGTTCCTGGAGATCAGAATCCGGCAGATTTGATATCTCGTGGCATAACTCCCGATCAAATTAGAGATAACAAGCTATGGTGGGAAGGCCCGGAGTGGCTGCGACTAGATGAAGGTTGTTGGCCACCTCAGACGGAAAGGTCAAGCGACGAACACGTTAAAAAGGAAGCTCGGAAAGCCGCCGCACACAACGTTATTAAATACGATGAAGCATTTGGATATTACTACTGCAAGAAATTTTCGTCGTTTATCAAGCTCATTCGTGCTACAGCTTATTGGATCCGATTGAAAGGGAGCCTTTGTAAAAATAAGGTTGTTACCAAAGGTCATCTCAGCACAAAGGAATTGAAGGAAGCAGAATTCGCAGTGATTCGTTGTATTCAACAGGAGGCGTTCAGGGACGAATGGAAGGCACTATCCAAGGGAACGGAGTTACCTAGAACTTCGGCATTAAAGTGGTACAATCCAAAAATTGGTTTGGATAATCTAATTCGCCTTGGCGGGAGACTAGCCAACTCCAACGAGACTGTAGACGTAAAACACCCAATTGTGCTGCCAGCTAGACACCCATTCACGCGACTCCTCCTAGAACACTACCATCTGAAAATGTTGCATGCGGCTCCTCAGCTATTACTTGCTACAATTAGATTGCAGTATTGGCCGCTTGGAGGACGCAGTATTGTTAGACAAGTGGTACACAATTGCTTAAGATGTTATCGACAGAAACCCAAGACCGTGGAGCAGTTTATGGGAGAACTACCGGCAGCTCGAGTAACAGTTTCACCTCCTTTTTCTAAGGCAGGAGTGGACTACTTCGGACCTATCTACGTTCGCCCAGGGCCTCGTCGACCGGCTGTTAAGGCTTACGGAGCTCTTTTCGTTTGCCTTTGTACCAAAGCGATTCACCTGGAATTGGTTACTGATATGTCtactgaaaaatttattcagGCACTCGAGCGTTTCATCGGCAGAAGATCGATACCTACAGATCTGTATTCTGACAACGGGACAAATTTCGTTGGGGCAAGAAATCAGATGAAGCATTTATTAGAGAAGCTCCACAGCAAGGACTATCATCGGGAAATCGTCGGAAAATGTGCTGAGCAAGGAATTCAATGGCACTTTAATCCGCCTGCAGCTCCTCATTTCGGAGGATTATGGGAGGCGGCAGTCAAATCTGCGAAACGACATCTGATGAAGGTTATGGGAGAAAATGCAGCGTCATACGAAGACCTCAACAcgctttttataaaaatcgagGCTTGTCTTAACTCCAGACCATTGACCCCGTTATCAGAGGACCCCAACGACTTAGCACCTTTAACTCCTGGACATTTTCTAGTGGGCAGACCACTTCTGCAACTTCCGGAACACGATTGGACTGAAGCACCTACTAATAGGTTGAACAACTTTCAGCTGAATCAGCAGCGGCTCCAGCATTTTTGGACACGTTGGAGAAAGGAATATTTGTCGCAGCTTCAAGGAAGAACGAAGAGATGGAAACAGGCAGTTCCAATTAAGGTTGGACAGCTTGTAGTCATCAGAGATGAAAACCTGCCACCTCTACGTTGGAGAACGGGACGTATTACCGACGTGCATCCTGGAACAGACGGAGTAGTACGTGTGGTAACGCTGAAAACGGCAAATGGAACAACAACGCGAGCGGTAGAGAAAATATGTCTACTTCCCCCGAGGCTTCAACCTGTTGTAGATGAATCTGGCATTTGA